A genomic segment from Triticum dicoccoides isolate Atlit2015 ecotype Zavitan chromosome 1A, WEW_v2.0, whole genome shotgun sequence encodes:
- the LOC119366886 gene encoding glutathione S-transferase 4-like encodes MAAPAVKVHGWAMSPFVARALLCLEEAGVEYEFVPMSREAGDHRQPDFLARNPFGQVPVLEDGDLTIFESRAVARHVLRKHKPELLGSGSPESAAKVDVWLEVEAHQHQTPAGTIVMQCILTPFLGCERDQTAIDENAAKLTKLFDVYEARSSDITCKKKLEVG; translated from the exons ATGGCGGCGCCGGCGGTGAAGGTGCACGGGTGGGCGATGTCGCCGTTCGTGGCGCGCGCGCTGCTGTGCCTGGAGGAGGCCGGCGTGGAGTACGAGTTCGTCCCCATGAGCCGCGAGGCCGGCGACCACCGCCAGCCGGACTTCCTCGCCAGGAACCCCTTCGGCCAGGTCCCCGTTCTCGAGGACGGCGACCTCACCATCTTCG AATCGCGCGCCGTCGCGAGGCACGTGCTGCGCAAGCACAAGCCGGAGCTGCTGGGCTCCGGCTCGCCGGAGTCGGCGGCGAAGGTGGACGTGTGGCTGGAGGTGGAGGCGCACCAGCACCAGACCCCGGCGGGCACCATCGTGATGCAGTGCATCCTCACCCCGTTCCTCGGCTGCGAGCGCGACCAGACCGCCATCGACGAGAACGCGGCAAAGCTGACGAAGCTGTTCGACGTGTACGAGGCGCGGTCAAGTGATATAACATGTAAGAAAAAACTCGAAGTCGGCTGA
- the LOC119272994 gene encoding glutathione S-transferase 4-like — protein MSPAVKVYGWAVSPFVARALLCLDEAGVDYELVPMSREAGDHRKPDFLGRNPFGQVPVLEDGDLTLFESRAIARHVLRKHKPELLGSGSPDSAAMVDVWLEVEAHQHHPAAAAIFVQCIVSPLLGGAPDQAVVDENVAKMRKVLEVYEARLSASTYLAGDDISLADLSHFPIMRYFMQTE, from the exons ATGTCGCCGGCGGTGAAGGTGTACGGGTGGGCGGTGTCGCCGTTCGTGGCGCGCGCTCTGCTGTGCCTGGACGAAGCCGGCGTCGACTACGAGCTCGTCCCCATGAGCCGCGAggccggcgaccaccgcaagccGGACTTCCTCGGCCGGAACCCCTTCGGCCAGGTCCCCGTCCTCGAGGACGGCGACCTCACCCTCTTCG AGTCCCGCGCGATCGCGAGGCACGTGCTGCGCAAGCACAAGCCGGAGCTGCTGGGCTCCGGCTCGCCGGACTCCGCGGCGATGGTGGACGTGTGGCTGGAGGTGGAGGCCCACCAGCACCACCCCGCGGCCGCCGCCATATTCGTGCAGTGCATCGTGTCGCCGCTCCTGGGCGGCGCGCCGGACCAGGCGGTGGTGGACGAGAACGTCGCCAAGATGCGGAAGGTGCTGGAGGTGTACGAGGCGCGGCTGTCGGCCTCCACGTACCTCGCCGGGGACGACATCAGCCTCGCCGACCTCAGCCACTTCCCGATCATGCGCTACTTCATGCAGACGGAGTAG